The Agrobacterium vitis region ATGGTGACGGCACCGAGAGCTTCGCCGACGCCGACCTGCGAATCCGTGACGGTCTGTCCGGCGATCAGCCGTCCGCCGATCAACCGCACCACTTCCGGGCTTTCGGCGAACTTGCCGTGGTTGAGCCTATCGCCAGTTTTCAGCTTGGTCAGGTCGAGAACGGTGATGCCGGCCTTTTCGAGCACGCTTCGATAGGGTTCATTGGCCGGATTGATCTGTCCCAGCCGGTCGACATTGCCGGAAATGCGCCGGGAAATACTCAGCGCCCGGTCATCCTGCGAAACGAACAGGGTGAAATGCGGCGGCTTTGGCCCCAAGGCCTGAAACTGCTTGCCGAACACATCGACATCCAGATCCGGAGAAGCAAGAATGACATTGGTAATCTTGGCATTGACGCCGCCATGGCGGATGGCCATTTGCCGCAGCGCTTCGACGGCAAGCCACGATCCCATCGAATGCGCCATGACGGTCACATCTGAAACCTGCGGGTCGCTGGTCATGCGGGTCAGCATCTCTTCCAGGGCATCGCGGGAATAATTGGTGCTTTCCTTGTCGTAATTATAGTCGAAAATGCTGGCGCGAGACGGCCAGGTAAACACCATCGGCACCACATCCGTGCCTGAATCGTGCACGATCTGGGCGAAGCGATAGACGGAATCCTCGTAGGTATTGTTGAACCCATGCACGAACAGCAGCACGCGGCGCTTGCCTTTTGCATGGGTGTTCAGCCAGGCCCGGCGCTGCTGGTCGGTCTGAATGGGCTGGACGGCAACGGTCGCGAAGTCCTTGCGCGGATCCGGCGGCAGCTTCTTTGGCCACTGAACCTCGCCGATCTTGCGGGTTGCGTCGGGAGGAATCGAAATGGTGACGGCATCGATCAAAAGACCCGTTCCGCGCTCGCCGCTAAACAGGATCGATTTATCTTCGGAGGGCGCGCGGGTCGTCGCAGCCAGGAGATTGACCTCGCTGGCATTGGCAGCCTTAACCGCGCCGACCGGCTTCATCACGCCCACCGCCCGCGACGCGCAGCCCACCAACAGCACGCCGAGCATGATAATAGCGAGCGGCCGGGTGACTGAGCGCATGGAAATGGACAGGCCACGCCGCCTTGAGCGGCGAGGAAGAGCTGTGATGGTCTGCTTTTCAGGAAGAGATGGGGCGGATAGGTCGGCATGCGGCTTGATCATGGTCGGGTCCGGTATATATCCGCCCCGGGACAGCATCATGCAGCCCGGCTCTGGTGTCGAAACCGGTTTATCGTCATTAGACGTTTGATACCAGTCAAATCTTATCGCCGCATGGTTCCTGTCTCGCGCATCGATTGATGCCAGGAAAACGCCTCTTCGAGGATGTGAGGCGTATGACCGCCACGCTCGAGCGCCCTCTGATAGTAATCGGCAAGCTGGTCGCGGTAATCGGGATGCACGCAATTGTCGATCACCAGCCGCGCCCTTTCGCGCGGTGCCAAGCCCCGCAGATCGGCAAGTCCCTGTTCGGTAATGAGAATATCGACATCGTGTTCGGTGTGATCGACATGGCTGACCATCGGAACGACAGAGGAAATCGCCCCATTCTTGGCAATCGACTTGGTAACGAAAATCGACAGATAGGCATTGCGGGCGAAATCACCGGAACCGCCGATGCCGTTCATCATCTGCGTGCCGCCGACATGGGTGGAATTGACATTGCCGTAGAGGTCGAATTCAAGCGCCGTATTGATGCAGATCAGCCCCAACCGCCGGATGACTTCCGGATGGTTGCTGATTTCCTGCGGACGCAGCACGAGGTGATGCTTGTATTCGGCCAGTTTTGGCAGGACTTTCTGATACATCTCCGCCGACAGTGTAATGGACGAGGCAGAGGCAAAACTCATCTTGCCCGCATCGATCAATTCGAAGGTCGAATCCTGCAAGACCTCCGAATACATCTTCAAGTCATGGAACGGTGTATCGATAAAGCCATGCAACACAGCATTGGCAATGGTGCCGATCCCGGCCTGCAACGGCTGGAGATCATAGCCCATCCGGCCTTTGCGCACTTCGTCGAGCAAAAGCTCGATCAGGTGACCGGCAATGGCCTTGGTATCGTCGTCCGGCGGCTGAATGGGGGCAGAGCTGTCCTGCTTTTCCGAGACGACAATGGCGGCAATTTTTTCCGGAGGAATGGAAATATAGGGCAGCCCGACACGGCTTTCCGGCGTCACAACGGGGATCGGCATGCGGGCCGGACGCCGCGACGGGATATAGATGTCATGCAGGCCTTCCAGCGTAATCGGCTGCGACAGGTTCAGCTCGATGATTACTTTCTTGGCGAGAATGGCAAAGCTGGCGGAATTGCCAACCGATGTGGTCGGCACAATGCCACCATGCTCGGTAATGGCCACCGCCTCAATGATGGCAATATCGACCGGCGCGATCTGACCGGTGCGCAATTGCTCAACCGTTTCCGAAAGATGCTGATCGATGAACATCACCTCGCCAGCATTGATCGCCTTGCGCAGCGCCGGATCAGCCTGAAACGGCATGCGCCGCGACACGACATGGGCTTCGACAAGCGTCTTGTCGAGATCATTGCCCAGCGAGGCGCCGGTCATCAGTGTGATCTTTAGAGGATGTTTGCGGGCCCGCTCCGCCAGCGCCATCGGCACCGCCTTGGCTTCCCCGGCGCGGGTAAAGCCGCTCATGCCGATGGTCATGCCGTCTTCTATCATGGCGGCGGCTTCGTCGGCTGTGACGAGCTTGTCCATCAGAGGCCTGTAGCGAATACGATCACGCAACATCGGAAATCCATCTCCTCTATCGTCAGGCCTGCCCGGAAGGGATACTTTGGCCCGCACCAACGCTTTTTCGCCCGGTCAGGCATAAACACGTCAATTGTAACATCTTATGTTATTTTCATAATTTACCCCCATGGCACCAAACTCGCCGGTGAATGCTGGGGTAACGTTGGCGCGATAAAACGCGATTGCCGGGTGGTCGGCATTGACATATCTCAAGTCGGGAAATTGCGCGCGGCGCAGTGCTTGCTGCTATCAAACGCTACCAGCCATGCAAGATGGCGAGCGTCCGGACGGACGATCTAGTGGTTTGATTCCAACACTTGGTGCCCACGCTTGACGGCTGCGATGATGTCGTCAGGGTCTGCTTTCCAGATGAACGGCTTCGGCTCTTCGTTGTGCTCTTTGATAAAGCGGTTGATGGCTGCCTGAAGATCAACGACCGAATGAAAGACACCGTTCTTCAGCCGTCGACGGGTGAGCTTTGCGAAGAACCCCTCGACGGCGTTCAACCAGGAACATGATGTCGGAACGAAGTGGAAGGTCCAGCGTGGATGCCGTGCCAACCAGGCCCGGACTTTGGGCTGTTTGTGTGTGGCGTAGTTGTCCAGGATGACGTGAACCGCCTTATCCTTCGGTAACTGAGCCTCAATCGTGTTGAGAAAGCGGATAAACTCCTGATGCCGGTGGCGCTGCATGTTGCGGCCGATGACGGAGCCGTCGAGAACATTCAGGGCAGCGAAAAGTGTGGTGGTGCCGTGGCGCTTGTAATCATGGGTCATTGTGCCGGCGCGCCCTTTCTTCATGGGAAGACCCGGCTGCGTCCTATCCAGCGCCTGGATCTGACTTTTCTCATCGACGGAAAGCACAATCGCATGGGCAGGCGGCGAGACGTAGAGACCGACCACATCGTGAAGCTTCTCGGCGAAAGCCTTGTCGTTCGATAGTTTAAAGCTGCGCCACCGATGGGGTGCGAGACCATGCTCATGCCAGATCTTGACGACTGAGGACGCCGCAATCCCCACAGCCTTTGCCATCGCGCGAACCGTCCAGTGAGTGGCTTCCTGCGTGGGCGGCTCCTGCGTCAGAGCAACAACCCGGTCGACAAGGTCAACCTCAAGCGGCGCAGTGCCGGGCGGCCGGCTCTTGTCGCGCAAAAGGCCGTCTACGCCTTCCGTCATGAAGCGCTCCTGCCATCGCCAGACGCAGGTCTTCGACTTAGCCGTCGCCTCCATGATCGCGACCGTTCCCAGCCCCTCGTCGGTCATCAAGATGATCTTCGCCCGCCACACATGCTTTTGCGGCGAGCTGCCTGCCGAAACGATTGCGTTCAGCCGAACCCGGTCGGCAGCGGAAACCTCAAATGTGACACCTGTGCGCATGCAGGACCGTCGCATATTCATGCAGAAATTGGAATCCAAAATCGGACTCTTTTGTCTCGATCAAACCACTAGCATCCAGGTACAGAGACCTGAATACTGTCGTTAGGGCGCATGTTAACGTTAGGGCGCGTGGGCCTTAAGACGGGCCTGTGGGATCAGGCGGTAATCGACGGTGCCGAGGTCGAGACAGTCGATGATGCGGACGATGTGCCGGTCGCAATGGGCGAGGCGATTGCATTGCTTCCATTGGCGGCAAAGCCGCTGTCAGTCTTGGCGGTTTTGGCTCCCTGTTGATTTTTCGAGCTGTCGCCAACATCAGGCGCCTCGACCTCCGTCGTATCAGCCATGCGATCATACGCATCCTGCGCCTGGGGCAGAGGCACATCCGGGAAGACCCGGCCCGCATCCAGGAGGGCAAACAACACGAGAGCGGGAGGCTGTACGACGTTCAGAATGACCTTATCCAGAACGTTGTCACCATTTCGCGCATCGATCGCCAGATTATAGGTCTCCCGCTCGGCAAGACTTAAGGTTTCCGGCAAAACGGCTCCTTCTTGAAACGGGCTGGCCGTATCTTCTTTTGCCGCACCCGCAGAAGGAACCGAGGTATTAAGTTGAACAATCATACTTGATCCTCACACTCTATCCGGGAGGAATTTATCATGGCCAGGTATGCATTCAGCTAAATCAATGATTCGATTTTTATGGACCTGCCTGTTTGAAACGAAGAGCCCCTGGATCTTTTTGTTGCCCTTTGTCCTTTCAGGAAAACAGCCTCTCCTTTTCCCTGACAATGGCTCCTCGTCTCAATGGGCTGCCGAGGGCGCTGAACGACCGGTTTTCTCCAGAGTGATCGCCAGGATCGAGGCCAGCAGGCAGAAAGCTCCGGCGATGAAGAATGCGGGTAAATAGCTCTGCAACTGCGTGCGTGACAGACCGGCACCATAGGCCGCAGTCGCAGCGCCGAGTTGATGGCCGGTAAAGACCCAGCCGAAAACGATACCTGCTTTTTCACGACCGAAGCGGTCGGCAGCAATCTTCACGGTTGGAGGCACGGTGGCGATCCAATCCAGGCCGTAGAAGACCGCAAAGATCGACAGCCCGTAGAAGCTGAAATCGCTGAACGGTAGGAAGAGCAATGACAGGCCGCGCAGGCCGTAATACCAGAAGAGCAGCCAGCGATTGTCGAAGCGGTCGGAGAGCCAACCGGAGCCGATCGTTCCGAAGAAGTCGAAAATGCCCATCACCGCAAGGACGCTGGCGGCGGCCACCGGCAGAATGCCGAAATCGCCGCAGAGCGTGACGAAATGCGTCTGGATCAGGCCATTGGTGCTGAGGCCGCAGATGAAGAATGTCGCAAAAAGAATCCAGAAGGTTGATGTCTTTGACACCTCCCTCAGCACGGAAACGGGTGTTGCCAGCATTGTCAGCAGGCCGCCGGTCTGTGGCGGTGGTGGTATCACCCGCTCCTCGCCGAAAGAGGGAAGGTTGAGATCGGAGGGGCGGTCACGCATAACCGCCAGCACGACGAGAGCAGCCAGCAGGATCATGCCGCAGACGAAAAAGACTGTCATTCGCCAGCCATAGCTTTCCGTCAATTGCGCCATCAGCGGCAGAAAAACCAATTGGCCGGTGGCCGAGCTTGCCGAGAGCATGCCGACGACGAGGCCGCGATGCCTGGTGAACCAGCGGGCCGAAACGGTGGCGGCGAGCACCATGGCCGTCAGGCCTGTACCGAGGCCGACGACCACGCCCCAAAGCACCAGAAGCTGCCAGATCTTCGTCATGAACAATGACCCAATGAAGCCGCTGGCAATCAGGATCATTGCGAAGACGATGACTTTCCGGACGCCGAAATAATTCATGAATGCCGCCGAAAACGGCCCCATCAGGCCAAACAGCAGAAGCCTTACGGCAAGTGCCGAAGAAATCTGCGAGGTTTCCCAGCCAAACTCATCCTGAAGTGGCTTGATGAGCACGCCTGGGGCGCCCATGGCTCCTGCCGTGACCAGCATGGTGAGGAAGGTTGCTGCAACGACGATCCAGCCATAGTGGATGTTGCGCCGTGCCAGCATGGAGGCAAGTGCATTGGAGATCATGGGGCTATTCCAAGGTGATACCGGTTCAAGGCATTATGCGGTAGAAAGAGAATGCTGGAATTCTGCACGCAGGAACGTCGCCAATTGCCTGACCGGCAGGCGCGGTTGCTGGGGCAGAACCATTGCCAACCGCAAGATCGGCAGCTCCGGCAGGCCATCATCAACCCCCAGCTTGCGCCAGTTCGCAGGCACCGCCGTCTCCGGCAGGACCGTCAAAAGGTCTCCCGAATGAACCGCCAGCTGAATTCCAGCAATGTCCGATGACGAATAGACAATGCGCCAACGGCGATCTGCACGATCCAGCGCTGCCAGAACCTGTGGCCTTGACCGGCAGCCGTCAGGAAAAAGCGCCAGTTGAACCGTACTGCTGTGTTCCGGGTAACGGTTTGGGGCCGCGCACCAAACCTGCCGTTCCAGGCGGATCAACTCACCCTTAGGCTCGGCCAGACTTTGCGTTATGATGGCAATATCCAGCTCGCGGCTTTCAACCATGCCTTCCAGATGGTGAGAGAAATCATATTGCAGGTCCAGATTGACCTTGGGATGCTGTGGCGCAAAACGCTGCATCAGCGCCGTGCCAAACAGTGTCAGGTAGTCATCGGGCATGCCGAGCCGAACGCGGCTTTCATTGCGGCCTTCAAGCAGCGTGGCCAGGGCTTCATCCTCGATTGCCCGTATGCGCCGCGCGTAGCCAAGCAATCTTTCTCCGATCGGCGTCAATGTGACCCGGCGATGCCCGCGATCGAACAATCGCAGATCAAGACGCTCCTCCCATTTGCCGATCGCCATGCTGACCGCGGCCTGCGTGCGCCCCAGCCGTTCCGCCGCCGCCGTGAAACTGCCTGTCTCGGCAACAGCTACAAAGCTTGCCAGTGCGTCGCTATCGAGATTGCGCATTCTGCTCCGCCATTGACCAGTCGACCGTCGAAACGCTTCCTATCTCTCAAGGCGCAACCGCTCCAGAAAACGGCTGCTATCAGCGGCGCTTATGCATCAATAATAAAATTGTCATTTTCAGCCGCGCAATGACAATTATTCTCATGCTGCGTCAACACAAGAAGAACGTAAAGGGGAATTCATGTTCACTCTCAACAAATGCAGTCGGCTGCCCGCCATCATGCTCGGCACCGTACTTGGTCTTTCCAGCCTTTGGTCCAGCACCGCCAATGCTGAAACAATATTGCGGCTGGCGCATGCTTCTGCGCCTGAAAGCCTGATCAATGAAGCGGTTCAAAAATTCGCAACGGAAGTTGGTGAGAATACCAAGGGATCGGTCAAGGTTCAGATCTTCCCGAATGCCCAGCTAGGCGACGAAGGCCCAATCGCCGACGGCGTCGGTGCGGGGTCGATCGACATCGGTCTCGGCGGTGCGGTCGATGCCATCGATCCGCGCCTCAACGTGCTGTCGCTGCCGTTCCTGTTCAAGGACGCATCAAACGTTCACGCATTTCTCGATGGCGAACAAGGCCAGAAGATCCAACGCCTCGGCGAGGAGCGCGGCTATGTGATGCTCGGCGTGCTCGACTCCGGCTTTCGCCAGTTTGCCACCAGCAAGCCCATCGAAAAACCAGCGGATCTGGCCGGCGTAAAAATTCGCACACCTCCCAATCCGGTTATTCTGGCCACCATGAAACAGCTTGGCGCCTTGGCGGAATCCATTCCTTTCGGTCAGGTCTATACAGCGCTGCAATCGCATGTCGTTGCTGCCGTCGAGCCTGAAATGCGCGATTACTGGGACTCCAAATGGTATGAAGTCGCCAAGGACCTGTCGATCTCCAATTATATCTGGACCGCCAACTGGTGGTACATGAACAAGGACAAGCTGGAATCGCTGACGCCTGATGAACAGGCCGCCGTGAAGAAGGCCGCGACAGACACCGTCGTCTGGTATCGCAGCGCGCTGGACAAGGCCTATGCCGACACCCAGAAGAAGCTCGAGGGCAAGGGCGTCAAGGTGACGAAAGTGGATACCGCACCGTTTGTCGCGCTGGTCTCGCCGGTCTACGACCAATTCTCGAAAGAATGGGGCAGCGATCTGGTTTCGGCGGTGAAACAAGCCGCAAGCGCGAACTGAGGCCCATCCATGGATCAGTTTTCAGAAAACCCCTCACCCGGCGGGTGGGGGTGGCTGAAGCGCATCTTCGAGTTTGCGGGTGTGCTGGCCTTCATCACCATGTTCGGATCAACCCTGCTTGGCGTGATTGCCCGCTATTTCGGTTTGGGCGGTTTCGAATGGTCCTTCGAAGTCGCGGGGATCGCGTTCATCTGGATCATCTTCATCGGGTTGATCAATGCCGAAGTGCGCGGTGAAAACGTGGCTTTCGAAGCCTTCAAGCACAGCGCCCCACCCCGCCTGCGGGCCGCCTTCGATGCCATCGCCAACCTCGCGCTTCTAACCATGGGGCTGGCTTTCGTCATCAGCGGCTGGGCGGTCTGGCAGCGCTCGTGGAAGGTGCCGACATCCGTCCTGCGCATGCCGACCGGCGTGATCACGGCGACCATCCTCATTCTTGGCGTCGCAGCCGTCTGCATTGCGCTCTACCGCCTTTCCCACAGGGTTCGTCCATTGCCGGAAAAGCCACAGGAAGGATCACTGCGATGACCGTTGCCGTCCTTATCCTCAGCTTTTCCTTTCTGCTGCTGATCGGCGTTCCCATTGCATGGTGCATGGGCGTGGCCAGCCTGCTGACGATCTATGTCGGCCATCTCGGCCTGCCCTTCGCCTGGTTTGCACAGCAGACGATCCGCGGTGCCGATGCCATCACGCTTGCGGCCATTCCTCTGTTTCTCTTCGCTGGAGAATTGATGAATCGCGGTGGGTTGACCACCCGGATCATGCGGGTCGCAGAACATATCTTCGGTCGCATCACCGGCGGCCTTGGCCTTGTCAATGTTGCAACAGCCCTGGTCTATGGTGGCATCAGCGGCTCGGCAACCGCCGATACCGGCGCTGTCGGATCGATCATGATCCCTGCCATGGCCGAGCGTGGCTATCCAAAAGCCTTTGCCGCCGCCGTCACCGCCGCCTCAGGCACCCTTGGCATT contains the following coding sequences:
- a CDS encoding alpha/beta hydrolase, whose protein sequence is MRSVTRPLAIIMLGVLLVGCASRAVGVMKPVGAVKAANASEVNLLAATTRAPSEDKSILFSGERGTGLLIDAVTISIPPDATRKIGEVQWPKKLPPDPRKDFATVAVQPIQTDQQRRAWLNTHAKGKRRVLLFVHGFNNTYEDSVYRFAQIVHDSGTDVVPMVFTWPSRASIFDYNYDKESTNYSRDALEEMLTRMTSDPQVSDVTVMAHSMGSWLAVEALRQMAIRHGGVNAKITNVILASPDLDVDVFGKQFQALGPKPPHFTLFVSQDDRALSISRRISGNVDRLGQINPANEPYRSVLEKAGITVLDLTKLKTGDRLNHGKFAESPEVVRLIGGRLIAGQTVTDSQVGVGEALGAVTIGATNTIGQAASTAISAPIMIFDPRTRRNYGDQLKKLGESAGSTVTSVGDTVPR
- a CDS encoding IS630-like element IS870 family transposase, with product MRTGVTFEVSAADRVRLNAIVSAGSSPQKHVWRAKIILMTDEGLGTVAIMEATAKSKTCVWRWQERFMTEGVDGLLRDKSRPPGTAPLEVDLVDRVVALTQEPPTQEATHWTVRAMAKAVGIAASSVVKIWHEHGLAPHRWRSFKLSNDKAFAEKLHDVVGLYVSPPAHAIVLSVDEKSQIQALDRTQPGLPMKKGRAGTMTHDYKRHGTTTLFAALNVLDGSVIGRNMQRHRHQEFIRFLNTIEAQLPKDKAVHVILDNYATHKQPKVRAWLARHPRWTFHFVPTSCSWLNAVEGFFAKLTRRRLKNGVFHSVVDLQAAINRFIKEHNEEPKPFIWKADPDDIIAAVKRGHQVLESNH
- a CDS encoding LysR family transcriptional regulator translates to MRNLDSDALASFVAVAETGSFTAAAERLGRTQAAVSMAIGKWEERLDLRLFDRGHRRVTLTPIGERLLGYARRIRAIEDEALATLLEGRNESRVRLGMPDDYLTLFGTALMQRFAPQHPKVNLDLQYDFSHHLEGMVESRELDIAIITQSLAEPKGELIRLERQVWCAAPNRYPEHSSTVQLALFPDGCRSRPQVLAALDRADRRWRIVYSSSDIAGIQLAVHSGDLLTVLPETAVPANWRKLGVDDGLPELPILRLAMVLPQQPRLPVRQLATFLRAEFQHSLSTA
- a CDS encoding acetyl-CoA hydrolase/transferase family protein, coding for MLRDRIRYRPLMDKLVTADEAAAMIEDGMTIGMSGFTRAGEAKAVPMALAERARKHPLKITLMTGASLGNDLDKTLVEAHVVSRRMPFQADPALRKAINAGEVMFIDQHLSETVEQLRTGQIAPVDIAIIEAVAITEHGGIVPTTSVGNSASFAILAKKVIIELNLSQPITLEGLHDIYIPSRRPARMPIPVVTPESRVGLPYISIPPEKIAAIVVSEKQDSSAPIQPPDDDTKAIAGHLIELLLDEVRKGRMGYDLQPLQAGIGTIANAVLHGFIDTPFHDLKMYSEVLQDSTFELIDAGKMSFASASSITLSAEMYQKVLPKLAEYKHHLVLRPQEISNHPEVIRRLGLICINTALEFDLYGNVNSTHVGGTQMMNGIGGSGDFARNAYLSIFVTKSIAKNGAISSVVPMVSHVDHTEHDVDILITEQGLADLRGLAPRERARLVIDNCVHPDYRDQLADYYQRALERGGHTPHILEEAFSWHQSMRETGTMRR
- a CDS encoding MFS transporter, with translation MISNALASMLARRNIHYGWIVVAATFLTMLVTAGAMGAPGVLIKPLQDEFGWETSQISSALAVRLLLFGLMGPFSAAFMNYFGVRKVIVFAMILIASGFIGSLFMTKIWQLLVLWGVVVGLGTGLTAMVLAATVSARWFTRHRGLVVGMLSASSATGQLVFLPLMAQLTESYGWRMTVFFVCGMILLAALVVLAVMRDRPSDLNLPSFGEERVIPPPPQTGGLLTMLATPVSVLREVSKTSTFWILFATFFICGLSTNGLIQTHFVTLCGDFGILPVAAASVLAVMGIFDFFGTIGSGWLSDRFDNRWLLFWYYGLRGLSLLFLPFSDFSFYGLSIFAVFYGLDWIATVPPTVKIAADRFGREKAGIVFGWVFTGHQLGAATAAYGAGLSRTQLQSYLPAFFIAGAFCLLASILAITLEKTGRSAPSAAH
- a CDS encoding TRAP transporter substrate-binding protein, producing MFTLNKCSRLPAIMLGTVLGLSSLWSSTANAETILRLAHASAPESLINEAVQKFATEVGENTKGSVKVQIFPNAQLGDEGPIADGVGAGSIDIGLGGAVDAIDPRLNVLSLPFLFKDASNVHAFLDGEQGQKIQRLGEERGYVMLGVLDSGFRQFATSKPIEKPADLAGVKIRTPPNPVILATMKQLGALAESIPFGQVYTALQSHVVAAVEPEMRDYWDSKWYEVAKDLSISNYIWTANWWYMNKDKLESLTPDEQAAVKKAATDTVVWYRSALDKAYADTQKKLEGKGVKVTKVDTAPFVALVSPVYDQFSKEWGSDLVSAVKQAASAN
- a CDS encoding TRAP transporter small permease yields the protein MDQFSENPSPGGWGWLKRIFEFAGVLAFITMFGSTLLGVIARYFGLGGFEWSFEVAGIAFIWIIFIGLINAEVRGENVAFEAFKHSAPPRLRAAFDAIANLALLTMGLAFVISGWAVWQRSWKVPTSVLRMPTGVITATILILGVAAVCIALYRLSHRVRPLPEKPQEGSLR